Proteins from a single region of Zhongshania aliphaticivorans:
- a CDS encoding rubredoxin — translation MFEKYECIVCGFIYDEEIGIPDDGIIAGTKWKDIPESWTCFECSAPKSDFEKME, via the coding sequence ATGTTTGAAAAATACGAATGCATTGTATGCGGCTTTATATATGACGAAGAGATCGGTATTCCCGACGACGGAATAATAGCAGGCACAAAGTGGAAAGATATCCCCGAATCGTGGACTTGTTTTGAGTGTAGCGCCCCGAAGTCCGATTTTGAAAAAATGGAGTGA
- a CDS encoding PQQ-dependent dehydrogenase, methanol/ethanol family: MNINNKLNHAIVAIGITLVCGCTSAGRDDLTGGKPASTSTEIESVDWPMHGNDVYEQRYSVLSDINTDNVSKLGLAWFHDLPEDRGQEATPIVIDGVIYTTSAWNHVHAFLAETGEVLWEYDPKVPKSTGVKGCCDAVTRGLAYHDGGVYLATLDGRLIALDAKTGGMRWSVNTVDSSLNYTITGAPRVAKGKVFIGNGGAEYGVRGYITAYDINSGDLVWRFYTVPGTNNHETGTEPQDLMDETWSKGNSSLEKGGTVWDTIVYDPDTNSLLFGVGNGSPWNPNIRSPGGGDNLFLSSIVSVDADTGKYKWHYQTTPGEAWDFTATQPIVLANINIDGLDRKVAIQAPKNGFLYVLDRTNGKLISAEKFVDVNWASHIDKSTGRPVINPDAQYWKTGKPALVKPSWMGGHNWHPMAFDPNSNTLYIPAQNTSFPYLAEDEQTPSKLAVNLGVDTKAANLPDNPKVIAAVKDATSGSLLARNVLTGEDLWQVEYPGVWNGGVLATKGGLVFQGSATGYVNAYNSKNGHLLWRFNAQTGVVAPPVTFKVNGQQYIAVNAGWGGIMPLMTGVLTQDAAQGYPVNKSRLLVFKIGGHTNLPDDKRATLEIQASTLLGDPAAITKGFEIYDRYCINCHGAGAVGGGVIPDLRFSGFNRAPNAWLSVVRDGILESRGMVSYKDELSDEDIESVRQYILERAKYAKDSGDNERPAR, encoded by the coding sequence ATGAATATTAATAATAAATTAAATCATGCAATTGTGGCTATAGGAATTACATTGGTTTGTGGCTGCACTAGCGCGGGCAGAGATGATCTCACTGGCGGGAAACCTGCTAGCACAAGCACAGAGATCGAATCTGTAGATTGGCCAATGCACGGAAACGACGTTTACGAACAGCGCTATTCGGTACTCTCCGATATTAATACCGATAATGTTTCTAAGCTTGGGCTCGCATGGTTCCACGATTTACCGGAAGATCGAGGGCAAGAAGCCACACCAATTGTGATCGATGGAGTTATTTATACTACGTCTGCGTGGAATCATGTTCATGCATTCTTAGCTGAAACAGGCGAAGTACTTTGGGAATATGATCCCAAAGTTCCTAAGTCCACAGGCGTCAAAGGATGTTGCGACGCGGTAACAAGAGGCTTGGCATACCACGATGGAGGAGTTTATTTAGCGACATTAGATGGCAGACTTATAGCGCTTGATGCGAAAACCGGTGGCATGCGCTGGAGTGTGAATACTGTAGATAGCTCATTGAACTACACTATTACTGGAGCTCCAAGGGTTGCAAAAGGCAAAGTATTCATAGGCAATGGGGGCGCAGAGTATGGGGTGCGAGGATACATCACAGCCTACGACATAAACTCAGGGGATTTGGTGTGGCGGTTTTACACTGTCCCTGGCACAAATAACCATGAAACTGGCACAGAACCACAAGATTTAATGGATGAAACCTGGTCAAAAGGTAATAGCTCATTAGAAAAAGGGGGGACTGTTTGGGACACAATTGTCTATGACCCCGATACAAATAGTCTACTTTTTGGCGTTGGCAATGGCTCACCGTGGAACCCGAATATCCGGTCGCCCGGCGGAGGTGACAATTTATTTCTATCCTCTATAGTTTCTGTCGATGCTGATACCGGAAAATATAAATGGCACTATCAAACCACTCCGGGAGAAGCGTGGGACTTTACAGCGACCCAGCCTATTGTACTCGCTAATATTAATATTGACGGCTTAGATCGAAAAGTCGCAATTCAAGCGCCTAAAAACGGATTCCTATATGTCTTAGATCGAACCAATGGTAAATTAATTTCAGCAGAGAAATTTGTTGACGTTAATTGGGCGTCACATATTGATAAATCCACCGGGCGCCCAGTTATAAACCCAGACGCTCAATATTGGAAAACTGGGAAGCCCGCTCTGGTTAAACCGTCCTGGATGGGAGGCCATAATTGGCACCCAATGGCTTTCGACCCCAATTCAAATACACTTTATATCCCAGCCCAAAATACTTCTTTCCCTTACTTGGCGGAAGACGAGCAAACTCCTTCTAAACTGGCGGTAAATCTCGGTGTAGATACGAAAGCGGCTAATTTACCAGACAACCCAAAGGTTATAGCTGCTGTAAAAGACGCTACATCTGGCTCGCTACTTGCCCGCAACGTACTTACCGGCGAAGACCTTTGGCAAGTAGAGTATCCTGGTGTTTGGAATGGTGGCGTTTTAGCTACGAAAGGAGGTTTAGTATTTCAAGGATCTGCTACGGGTTATGTAAACGCTTACAACTCAAAAAATGGTCATCTATTATGGCGCTTTAATGCCCAGACCGGTGTTGTTGCGCCTCCGGTGACGTTCAAAGTAAATGGCCAACAATATATCGCAGTGAATGCCGGATGGGGGGGTATTATGCCACTTATGACCGGTGTTTTAACTCAGGATGCCGCGCAAGGCTACCCAGTTAATAAAAGCCGTCTATTGGTTTTCAAAATCGGAGGCCACACCAATTTACCCGACGACAAACGAGCCACCCTAGAAATACAAGCCTCTACACTGCTAGGTGACCCAGCCGCGATTACGAAGGGGTTTGAGATTTATGACCGGTACTGTATTAATTGCCATGGCGCCGGAGCTGTTGGTGGCGGTGTAATTCCGGACCTCAGATTTTCTGGATTTAACAGAGCACCAAACGCATGGCTTTCCGTTGTTAGAGATGGAATCTTAGAATCAAGAGGCATGGTGTCTTACAAGGATGAGCTAAGTGACGAAGACATAGAAAGCGTCCGGCAGTATATCCTAGAGCGAGCTAAGTACGCCAAAGATAGCGGCGATAATGAGCGCCCAGCCCGATGA
- the tatB gene encoding Sec-independent protein translocase protein TatB: MSFLELVVIGIVALLVLGPERLPGAIRTVSLYVGRMKRGFNKLRFEIEDEINASEVKIKLKSDAISRIDEDLAALKKNITSTINNANTSEEQRNTPIETNNGVEDTSSTRSHDKQSLAIDTHNL; encoded by the coding sequence TCGCTTTGCTTGTACTAGGCCCTGAGCGCCTACCTGGTGCAATCCGAACCGTTTCACTATACGTCGGACGAATGAAACGAGGATTCAACAAGTTACGATTCGAAATCGAAGATGAAATTAACGCCTCAGAAGTGAAAATAAAACTGAAAAGTGATGCCATTTCCAGAATAGACGAAGACCTTGCGGCACTAAAGAAAAACATTACATCAACTATAAATAACGCAAATACTAGCGAAGAACAGAGAAATACGCCCATTGAAACTAATAATGGCGTGGAAGATACCTCAAGTACTCGCAGTCATGACAAACAATCACTAGCAATCGATACGCACAACTTATGA
- a CDS encoding alkane 1-monooxygenase encodes MAQYNTYNHVEKIKTKDTKRYLWWLPLLVAVSPIIGIKIYEATGNPLFPWLTPILWYIFIPLGDFVFGRDDANYRDSRSEEIENDVFYKWLVFLSVPLFYVTWIYSAWWIATVASSTTAYLGVTIGVALTNGLALVVGHELGHKNNQQEKNLAKLVLAVPAYGHFSAEHNRGHHKDVATPDDPASARLGESLYKFILREIPGAFVRAFHDENVRLKRKGKSVFSIENQILQSFFITFLLYGGALYTWGPVILPFILISTLWGWQFLSTSNYIEHYGLLRQKQEDGRFERTRPEHSWNADHIVSNIMTFHLQRHSDHHSRPTRRYQVLRSDDAPQLPTGYAGCFTMAYLPFLWRKVMDHRVLEQYNGDILKANLDPKKRDALIRKYTKGDSNE; translated from the coding sequence ATGGCTCAATATAATACTTATAACCACGTTGAAAAAATAAAGACTAAGGACACCAAGCGATACCTATGGTGGCTTCCACTGTTGGTAGCAGTATCACCGATCATCGGTATAAAAATATACGAAGCTACGGGTAACCCATTATTCCCATGGCTTACCCCTATTCTTTGGTACATCTTTATCCCACTAGGGGATTTCGTGTTTGGTAGAGATGATGCAAATTATCGAGACAGCCGATCAGAAGAGATTGAGAACGATGTTTTTTATAAATGGCTTGTATTTCTTTCCGTACCACTTTTTTATGTAACCTGGATATATTCTGCTTGGTGGATAGCTACTGTTGCTAGCAGCACTACAGCCTACTTAGGTGTCACTATTGGCGTGGCTTTGACAAATGGACTTGCATTGGTAGTTGGACATGAGCTAGGTCACAAGAATAATCAACAAGAAAAGAATTTGGCCAAATTGGTATTAGCTGTTCCAGCATACGGCCATTTTTCTGCAGAGCATAATAGAGGTCACCACAAAGATGTCGCCACTCCTGACGATCCGGCTTCAGCTAGGCTGGGTGAGTCATTATATAAATTCATTCTTAGAGAAATTCCCGGTGCATTTGTACGAGCATTTCATGATGAGAATGTAAGACTAAAAAGAAAAGGTAAGTCAGTATTTAGTATTGAAAATCAAATTCTTCAATCGTTTTTCATTACATTTCTTCTGTATGGCGGCGCACTTTATACATGGGGACCGGTAATACTTCCATTCATCCTAATATCAACATTGTGGGGATGGCAGTTCCTTTCTACCTCAAACTATATTGAGCATTACGGCTTACTGCGACAAAAACAGGAAGACGGAAGATTTGAGCGTACTCGCCCAGAGCACTCGTGGAATGCGGATCATATTGTATCTAATATTATGACATTTCATCTACAGCGACACTCAGATCATCACTCACGTCCTACTCGTCGATATCAAGTCCTTCGAAGTGATGATGCCCCACAGCTACCAACCGGGTATGCGGGCTGTTTCACAATGGCCTACCTACCATTCTTATGGCGCAAAGTGATGGATCATCGAGTTTTAGAACAATACAACGGCGATATATTGAAAGCAAATCTAGACCCAAAGAAGCGCGATGCCTTAATAAGAAAATATACTAAGGGAGATAGTAATGAATAA
- a CDS encoding rubredoxin, producing the protein MNKYVCPGCGYIYSEESGDEFEGFPAGTKWIDIPADWACPSCAVRDKQDFQKFED; encoded by the coding sequence ATGAATAAATATGTTTGCCCAGGCTGCGGTTACATTTACAGCGAAGAATCTGGAGATGAATTTGAAGGGTTTCCCGCAGGCACTAAGTGGATCGACATTCCCGCTGACTGGGCTTGCCCGTCGTGCGCAGTGCGTGACAAACAAGATTTCCAGAAATTTGAAGATTAG
- the tatC gene encoding twin-arginine translocase subunit TatC translates to MISEVEDNNVAALGSNLTELRDRLLRVLCVMLIATLSMIPFSQDIYSLVAGPLLKYLPEGGHMIATEVTSTFMAPLKLVLYAAFALSMPVILFQLWAFISPSLYQSKKNIGIPLLFLSVVLFYLGIAFSFYVVFPLVFSFFSGATPAGVTYTPDISLYLSTILKLFLAFGLTFEIPIATVLIIMSGMATRKSLSQKRPYIIVGCFAIGMLLTPPDIMSQALLAIPMIMLFELGLLLSLFIKTKHFD, encoded by the coding sequence ATGATTTCCGAGGTGGAAGATAATAACGTGGCGGCATTAGGCTCGAATCTCACCGAACTTCGCGATCGACTTCTGCGCGTGCTCTGCGTCATGCTAATAGCCACACTATCTATGATCCCTTTTTCACAGGACATATACAGCCTCGTAGCCGGGCCCCTGTTAAAGTACTTACCGGAAGGCGGACATATGATCGCCACCGAAGTAACCTCTACGTTTATGGCACCTTTAAAGCTTGTGCTTTACGCAGCATTCGCTCTTTCTATGCCCGTTATATTATTTCAGTTATGGGCATTTATCTCGCCCAGCCTGTATCAGAGTAAAAAAAATATAGGTATACCGCTGCTATTTTTAAGCGTGGTCCTTTTTTACTTAGGTATAGCATTTTCTTTTTACGTGGTATTCCCATTGGTATTCAGTTTTTTCAGTGGCGCAACACCTGCAGGCGTTACCTATACTCCAGATATTTCACTATATCTGAGTACAATACTTAAATTATTTTTGGCTTTTGGCCTTACTTTTGAAATTCCTATCGCAACTGTGCTAATCATAATGAGCGGCATGGCAACTAGGAAATCATTAAGCCAAAAGAGGCCATACATTATCGTTGGCTGCTTTGCTATAGGCATGCTGTTAACGCCCCCTGATATAATGTCTCAGGCATTACTTGCCATCCCGATGATCATGCTTTTTGAGCTAGGCCTACTTCTTAGCCTCTTTATTAAAACGAAGCACTTCGATTAA